A genomic region of Chlorobaculum parvum NCIB 8327 contains the following coding sequences:
- a CDS encoding mannose-1-phosphate guanylyltransferase/mannose-6-phosphate isomerase yields the protein MIMPVILSGGSGTRLWPLSRALYPKQLLPLFGDKTMLQDTVLRVETIDGVGPVTCVCNDEHRFLVAEQLRQIGADEEAIILEPVGRNTAPAAAVAALMLADKHPGSLMLVMPADHVILDRQAFAEAIESGRQAAEDGNLVTFGIVPNEPETGYGYIRSVAGSEKAARPVAEFVEKPSRERAESYLASGDYFWNSGMFLFRPEVYLAELEVNAPEMLAACRAAVEKARIDLDFLRLDLEAFKACPSDSIDYAVMEKTTKAMVVPMDAGWNDVGAWSSLWEVQERDPQGNVMRGDVLAHDVQNSYLHSTSRLVAAVGLENHIVVETCDAVLVASKDRVQEVKAIVEQLHLEAREEPLIHRRVYRPWGSYETVDEGERFKVKRITVKPGASLSLQLHHKRAEHWIVVKGTAVVTVDDRQVELVENESIYIPVEARHRLENRGKEPLELIEVQSGRYLGEDDIERFEDNYGRL from the coding sequence ATGATTATGCCTGTGATTTTGAGCGGCGGTTCCGGAACAAGGCTTTGGCCTCTGTCGAGAGCTTTGTATCCGAAACAGCTTTTGCCGCTGTTCGGCGACAAGACCATGCTTCAGGATACGGTGCTCCGGGTCGAGACCATCGACGGTGTGGGGCCGGTGACCTGCGTTTGCAACGACGAACACCGGTTTCTTGTCGCCGAGCAGCTCCGGCAGATTGGTGCGGACGAAGAGGCGATCATTCTGGAGCCGGTCGGTCGCAACACGGCTCCGGCCGCTGCGGTCGCCGCGCTGATGCTTGCCGACAAGCATCCCGGTTCGCTGATGCTTGTCATGCCTGCCGACCATGTCATTCTCGACCGGCAGGCCTTTGCCGAAGCAATCGAGTCGGGGCGCCAGGCTGCCGAGGATGGAAATTTGGTGACCTTTGGCATTGTGCCGAACGAGCCGGAGACGGGGTACGGCTACATCAGATCGGTTGCCGGTTCTGAGAAAGCCGCCCGGCCTGTGGCGGAATTTGTCGAGAAGCCTTCCCGGGAACGGGCGGAAAGCTACCTGGCGTCGGGGGACTATTTCTGGAACAGCGGCATGTTCCTCTTTCGGCCCGAAGTCTATCTGGCCGAGCTTGAAGTGAACGCGCCGGAGATGCTTGCCGCTTGCCGGGCAGCGGTTGAAAAGGCACGGATCGATCTCGACTTTCTGCGTCTCGATCTCGAAGCGTTCAAGGCATGTCCTTCCGATTCGATCGACTACGCCGTCATGGAGAAGACCACCAAGGCGATGGTGGTGCCGATGGATGCCGGGTGGAACGATGTCGGCGCATGGTCGTCGCTTTGGGAGGTGCAGGAGCGCGATCCGCAAGGCAATGTCATGCGCGGCGATGTGCTGGCGCACGATGTCCAGAACAGCTACCTGCACTCTACCAGCCGCCTGGTTGCGGCGGTCGGCCTCGAAAACCATATCGTCGTCGAAACCTGCGACGCGGTGCTGGTGGCCTCAAAAGATCGGGTACAGGAGGTCAAGGCCATCGTCGAGCAGCTCCACTTGGAGGCGCGTGAGGAGCCGCTGATTCACCGGCGGGTTTACCGGCCCTGGGGCTCCTACGAAACTGTCGATGAGGGAGAGCGCTTCAAGGTCAAGCGCATCACGGTCAAGCCGGGCGCATCGCTTTCGCTGCAACTGCATCACAAGCGGGCCGAGCACTGGATCGTCGTCAAGGGTACTGCTGTGGTCACTGTTGATGACCGGCAGGTGGAGCTTGTCGAGAACGAGTCGATCTACATTCCTGTCGAGGCTCGTCATCGCCTTGAAAATCGTGGAAAAGAGCCGCTCGAACTGATCGAGGTACAGTCCGGCCGGTACCTCGGCGAGGACGACATCGAACGCTTCGAGGATAACTATGGGCGTCTGTAA
- the rfbB gene encoding dTDP-glucose 4,6-dehydratase, whose amino-acid sequence MHILITGGAGFIGSHVVRHFLNRYPDYTVTNLDKLTYAGNLANLKDVESNPNYRFVKGDIADGPFLLDLFNEQRFDAVVHLAAESHVDRSIESPVEFVIANVLGTVNLLNAARATWGGKFDGKLFYHVSTDEVYGSLGSGGMFSETTPYDPHSPYSASKASSDHFVRAFHDTYGLPVVISNCSNNYGSHQFPEKLIPLFINNIRLEKPLPVYGAGLNVRDWLWVVDHARAIDEIFHRGTVGETYNIGGHNEWTNIDLIRLLCRIMDRKLGRDDGSSETLITYVTDRAGHDLRYAIDASKLQRELGWVPSVTFEEGLEKTVDWYLDNQDWLDEVTSGAYQHYYETMYASR is encoded by the coding sequence ATGCATATTCTTATCACGGGCGGGGCGGGGTTTATCGGATCGCATGTCGTCAGGCATTTCCTGAACCGTTATCCCGACTACACGGTTACCAATCTCGACAAGCTTACCTACGCCGGCAATCTGGCCAATCTGAAAGATGTCGAATCGAATCCGAACTACCGTTTCGTGAAGGGTGACATTGCCGACGGCCCGTTTTTGCTCGATCTGTTCAACGAGCAGCGGTTTGATGCGGTGGTTCATCTCGCTGCCGAGTCGCATGTTGATCGCTCGATCGAAAGTCCGGTCGAGTTCGTGATTGCCAACGTGCTTGGCACGGTCAACCTGCTTAATGCGGCGCGCGCCACGTGGGGCGGCAAGTTCGATGGCAAGCTTTTCTACCACGTTTCGACCGACGAGGTGTACGGCTCGCTCGGCAGCGGGGGGATGTTTTCCGAAACCACGCCCTACGATCCTCACAGCCCCTATTCGGCCTCGAAGGCCTCTTCCGATCACTTCGTCCGAGCTTTTCACGACACCTACGGTCTGCCCGTGGTCATCAGCAACTGTTCGAACAACTACGGCTCGCACCAGTTCCCTGAAAAGCTGATTCCGCTCTTCATCAACAATATCCGCCTGGAGAAGCCGCTGCCGGTGTACGGCGCGGGGCTCAACGTTCGCGACTGGCTTTGGGTCGTCGATCACGCGCGGGCTATCGATGAAATCTTCCATCGAGGGACAGTCGGCGAGACCTACAACATCGGCGGGCACAACGAATGGACGAACATCGACCTCATCCGCCTGCTCTGCCGCATCATGGATCGCAAGCTTGGCCGTGATGATGGGAGCTCCGAGACGCTCATCACCTACGTGACCGACCGCGCGGGCCATGACTTGCGTTACGCCATCGACGCCTCGAAGCTGCAACGCGAACTTGGCTGGGTGCCCTCGGTCACCTTTGAAGAGGGGCTCGAAAAGACGGTCGACTGGTATCTCGACAACCAGGACTGGCTCGACGAGGTAACTTCCGGAGCTTATCAACACTACTATGAAACGATGTATGCCAGCCGCTGA
- the rfbD gene encoding dTDP-4-dehydrorhamnose reductase has translation MNLLVTGSRGQLGSELQALQNAASDHTWHFCDFPELNITDADKVEVFCRDHEIGAIVNCAAYTAVDKAESEPDAAFRVNRDGAASLAATAKAVGAHLVHVSTDYVFDGSNHRPYREDDPVAPCGVYGRSKLEGEEAIRASGCSHVIIRTSWLYSAHGQNFVKTMLRLGDEREQIGVVFDQVGTPTWAADLAGTIVLMLEQLDPASQYAESFHYSNEGVCSWYDFAKAIMDAEGLSCKVSPIESWEFPTPAARPHFSVLNKRKIREFLGIEIPHWHDSLLKMLEELREGGQA, from the coding sequence ATGAATCTTCTCGTTACCGGAAGTCGCGGCCAGCTCGGCTCGGAGCTGCAAGCTTTGCAAAATGCTGCGAGCGATCACACTTGGCATTTCTGCGACTTCCCAGAACTCAATATCACTGATGCCGACAAGGTCGAGGTTTTCTGTCGAGACCACGAGATCGGCGCGATCGTCAACTGCGCGGCTTACACCGCGGTCGACAAAGCCGAGAGCGAACCCGATGCGGCGTTCCGGGTGAATCGTGACGGCGCGGCATCACTCGCGGCGACGGCAAAGGCGGTCGGTGCGCATCTGGTGCATGTCTCGACCGACTATGTCTTCGACGGATCCAATCACCGCCCCTATCGCGAGGATGATCCTGTCGCGCCATGTGGCGTGTACGGCCGCTCCAAGCTGGAGGGGGAAGAGGCGATTCGCGCGAGCGGATGCTCCCATGTGATTATCCGCACCTCGTGGCTCTACTCGGCTCATGGGCAGAATTTCGTGAAAACCATGCTGCGTCTTGGAGACGAGCGGGAGCAGATCGGCGTGGTGTTCGATCAGGTTGGTACACCGACCTGGGCAGCGGATCTGGCCGGAACGATCGTTTTGATGCTTGAGCAGCTTGATCCAGCCAGCCAGTATGCCGAATCGTTTCATTACTCGAACGAGGGCGTGTGCTCATGGTACGACTTCGCCAAGGCGATCATGGATGCCGAAGGGCTTTCGTGCAAGGTCTCGCCGATCGAGAGCTGGGAATTTCCGACGCCAGCCGCAAGGCCTCATTTCAGTGTGCTGAACAAGAGAAAAATCCGGGAGTTCCTCGGCATTGAAATTCCGCATTGGCACGACAGTTTGCTAAAGATGCTCGAAGAGCTGCGGGAAGGTGGTCAGGCGTGA
- the rfbC gene encoding dTDP-4-dehydrorhamnose 3,5-epimerase → MRIIETSLPGVLVFEPQVFGDDRGWFFESFRQDMFEQHAGSHRFVQDNESFSRHGVVRGLHYQKPPYTQGKLVRASRGEVLDVAVDIRKGSPTFGQHTAQLLSENNRRMMWLPPGFAHGFAVLSDSAVFSYKCTGYYAPTHDAGIRWNDPAIGIDWRLSEQEISLSDKDLRQPLLHEIEPLELTS, encoded by the coding sequence ATGCGTATCATTGAAACATCACTGCCGGGAGTCCTTGTATTTGAGCCCCAGGTTTTTGGAGACGATCGAGGCTGGTTTTTCGAGTCTTTCCGGCAGGATATGTTCGAACAGCATGCCGGAAGCCATCGTTTTGTGCAGGATAACGAGTCATTTTCACGGCACGGTGTCGTTCGTGGTCTGCATTACCAAAAGCCGCCGTATACTCAGGGCAAGCTTGTCCGGGCCAGCCGTGGTGAAGTGCTCGATGTGGCGGTCGATATCCGGAAAGGCTCGCCGACTTTCGGCCAGCATACCGCACAGCTGCTCAGCGAGAACAATCGCCGTATGATGTGGCTGCCTCCCGGCTTTGCGCATGGCTTTGCCGTGCTGAGCGACTCGGCGGTGTTCAGCTACAAATGCACTGGCTATTACGCCCCGACGCATGATGCCGGCATCCGGTGGAATGATCCGGCCATCGGTATTGACTGGCGATTGTCAGAACAGGAAATCAGTTTGTCGGACAAAGATCTTCGCCAGCCGCTGCTGCACGAGATCGAGCCTCTTGAGCTGACGTCGTAG
- the rfbA gene encoding glucose-1-phosphate thymidylyltransferase RfbA: MKGIILAGGSGTRLYPVTRGVSKQLLPVYDKPMIYYPLSTLMLAGIRDILVITTPEDQPSFVKLLGDGSDWGINLSYTVQPSPDGLAQAFILGRDFIGDDDVCLVLGDNIFFGYGFSGMLEEAVRHVEQRNKAVVFGYYVSDPERYGVVELDASGQALSIVEKPERPKSNYAVVGLYFYPNDVVAIAAGVKPSDRGELEITSVNQAYLERGDLFCSVMGRGFAWLDTGTHDSFQEAGNFIETIEKRQGLKVACLEEIAWRNKWIDDAGLEALARPLLKNQYGEYLWNLLQKKG, from the coding sequence ATGAAAGGAATCATTCTTGCAGGCGGCTCCGGAACCCGCCTCTATCCGGTGACCAGAGGCGTGTCAAAACAGCTTTTGCCGGTGTACGACAAGCCGATGATCTACTATCCGCTTTCCACGCTGATGCTCGCAGGTATCAGGGATATTCTGGTTATCACCACGCCTGAAGATCAACCCTCATTCGTCAAGCTTCTCGGTGATGGCAGCGACTGGGGCATCAATCTCTCGTACACGGTTCAGCCCTCGCCCGACGGCTTGGCGCAGGCATTCATTCTCGGCCGCGATTTTATCGGCGACGACGATGTGTGTCTCGTGCTCGGTGACAATATCTTTTTTGGTTATGGCTTCAGCGGTATGCTCGAAGAGGCGGTTCGTCACGTCGAGCAGCGGAACAAGGCTGTGGTGTTCGGTTACTATGTAAGCGATCCGGAGCGGTATGGTGTTGTGGAGCTTGATGCAAGCGGCCAGGCGCTGTCAATCGTCGAAAAGCCTGAACGTCCGAAGTCGAACTATGCGGTTGTCGGCCTCTATTTCTATCCGAATGATGTGGTTGCTATTGCTGCGGGCGTCAAGCCTTCGGACAGAGGTGAGCTGGAGATTACCTCGGTTAATCAGGCTTATCTCGAACGTGGGGATCTGTTCTGTTCGGTCATGGGTCGTGGATTTGCCTGGCTCGATACCGGCACGCACGACTCTTTTCAGGAAGCGGGAAACTTTATCGAAACCATTGAAAAACGGCAGGGGCTTAAAGTTGCCTGTCTCGAAGAGATTGCCTGGCGGAATAAATGGATCGATGATGCTGGGCTTGAAGCCTTGGCCCGTCCGCTGCTCAAAAATCAGTACGGAGAGTATCTCTGGAATCTTCTGCAGAAGAAGGGCTGA
- a CDS encoding alpha-amylase family glycosyl hydrolase translates to MSTDIPTSIKEHFYISKAARNRYRLDDPALLRLPQDRQEAMKQSERQTEAINHQLSLVEGDKAKKLLPAQFHGMKLLHELQHHVIDKVSGLHNQALAVLDREASNWNSVEYLGKFVERFPTGDIYRSKTAPETWLKSAANRANALEEAYLVWLNNRNPALKQFAALISDRELHDDRAYPQLVKAMQHAVQSVGPVGDREEDLEELLTRPFRHAPDSLLDQLRFIKLHWSDLLAGSPWLELLDETIVLIEDEDRYLFFENLSHENAVHGGMFGEQEVHSPSYDDLGDAPARYSHDSSWMPEVVMIAKSTYVWLDQLSRQYGRHIARLQDIPDEELDMLADRGFTALWLIGLWERSYASRKIKQLQGNPEAKASAYALESYEIAHELGGYDGYVNLRNRAMQRGIRLASDMVPNHTGIDSELVRNRPDWFLSTGQPPYPNYTYNGPNLSEDSRYGIHIEDGYWNRSDAAVTFKRVDHMTGDTRYIYHGNDGTTMPWNDTAQLNFLDPEVREGVIQQILHVARMFPVIRFDAAMVLAKMHIQRLWFPLHGHAPGIPSRGAWSMSMAEFEAAMPQEFWREVVDRVAQEVPDTLLLAEAFWMLEGYFVRTLGMHRVYNSAFMHMLKKEDNAGYRGLIKKTLEFDAEILKRYVNFMNNPDEDTAIAQFGRGDKYFGVCMMMLTMPGLPMIGHGQVEGFTEKYGMEYAKAYYDERPDEELVGRHYREIFPVMKQRSLFAEVAHFQLFDLYAPDGQVNENVFAYSNQHNGKHSLFIYNNRYEASEGWIRISAGRLDNGSMRQTSLGDALSLPGEHHSFVIFRDQRSGLEFIRSCALVREQGLFVALGGYQYNLFMEFRVVRPSKLKPYDQVCEELNGRGVASIEIEALSISLRPIHQIVEAAIEGFIEKADAKSAKPEKLAAAFGKACQTLLDAVAERFAEIMEKQLTPPNDIAEKAAESYLSALGYESLLEKAENIKRVQVSLGLDEKTDKAFCSLAKPLIALNCIQEMVRDNGLLEKQVIDQWLLGNTLEKVFAGKSGDWPVNSSEAVDLISCLLARRTAPGSDETPDEQLMASIRTLHESGDKHFKAFMQVQYLHGKEWFRERQLSLLASWIMVQELIWRSENIKKAKQVASEEASVLTAWLDAIDKLEMAAFVSGYELGSLLKKGN, encoded by the coding sequence ATGAGCACCGACATCCCTACTTCTATAAAAGAGCACTTCTATATCAGCAAAGCGGCGCGAAACCGCTACCGTCTCGACGATCCCGCGCTGCTGCGATTGCCTCAAGACCGGCAAGAAGCGATGAAGCAATCCGAGCGGCAGACCGAAGCGATCAACCACCAGCTGAGCCTTGTTGAAGGCGACAAGGCTAAAAAGCTGCTGCCCGCGCAGTTTCACGGCATGAAGCTGCTGCATGAACTGCAACACCATGTGATCGACAAGGTCTCTGGCCTGCACAATCAGGCATTGGCGGTGCTCGACAGGGAGGCCTCGAACTGGAACTCGGTCGAGTATCTCGGCAAGTTCGTCGAACGCTTTCCGACCGGGGATATCTACCGCTCGAAAACCGCTCCCGAGACCTGGCTGAAAAGCGCGGCGAACCGCGCCAACGCTCTTGAGGAAGCCTATCTGGTCTGGCTGAACAACCGCAATCCGGCGCTCAAGCAGTTCGCTGCGCTGATTTCCGACCGTGAGCTGCACGATGACCGGGCCTATCCGCAGCTCGTCAAAGCTATGCAGCACGCCGTGCAGAGCGTGGGGCCGGTCGGCGACCGCGAGGAGGATCTGGAGGAGCTGCTCACTCGCCCGTTCCGGCACGCGCCCGACTCGCTGCTCGATCAGCTCCGCTTCATCAAACTGCACTGGAGCGATCTGTTGGCTGGCTCGCCTTGGCTGGAACTGCTTGACGAAACAATCGTGCTGATCGAGGATGAAGACCGCTATCTGTTCTTCGAAAACCTCTCGCACGAGAACGCCGTGCATGGCGGCATGTTCGGCGAACAGGAGGTGCATTCACCCTCCTACGACGACCTCGGCGACGCTCCGGCCCGCTACTCGCACGACTCTTCGTGGATGCCCGAAGTGGTGATGATCGCCAAGAGCACCTACGTCTGGCTCGACCAGCTCTCGCGCCAGTACGGACGGCACATCGCGCGGCTTCAGGATATTCCGGACGAGGAGCTCGACATGCTCGCCGACCGCGGCTTCACCGCCCTCTGGCTGATCGGCTTGTGGGAACGCAGCTATGCATCTCGCAAGATCAAGCAGCTTCAGGGCAATCCGGAAGCCAAGGCCTCGGCTTATGCGCTCGAAAGCTACGAGATCGCACACGAGCTTGGCGGCTACGACGGCTACGTCAACCTCCGGAACCGCGCCATGCAGCGCGGCATCCGGCTGGCCAGCGACATGGTGCCGAACCACACCGGCATCGACTCGGAGCTGGTGCGCAACCGTCCCGACTGGTTCCTCTCGACCGGCCAGCCGCCTTATCCGAACTACACCTACAACGGCCCGAACCTGAGCGAGGACAGCCGCTACGGCATCCACATCGAGGATGGCTACTGGAACCGCTCCGACGCCGCGGTCACCTTCAAGCGAGTCGATCACATGACCGGCGACACGCGCTACATCTACCACGGCAACGACGGTACCACCATGCCGTGGAACGACACGGCGCAGCTCAACTTCCTCGATCCGGAGGTGCGCGAAGGGGTGATCCAGCAGATTCTGCACGTGGCCCGAATGTTCCCGGTGATCCGCTTCGACGCGGCGATGGTGCTGGCCAAAATGCACATCCAGCGCCTCTGGTTCCCGCTGCACGGCCACGCGCCGGGCATTCCGTCACGCGGTGCCTGGTCGATGAGCATGGCCGAATTCGAGGCCGCCATGCCGCAGGAGTTCTGGCGCGAAGTGGTTGACCGCGTCGCCCAGGAGGTGCCCGACACGCTGCTGCTCGCCGAAGCGTTCTGGATGCTCGAAGGCTACTTCGTGCGTACGCTCGGGATGCACCGTGTCTACAACAGCGCCTTCATGCACATGCTCAAAAAGGAGGACAACGCTGGCTACCGCGGACTGATCAAAAAGACGCTGGAGTTCGACGCGGAAATTCTGAAGCGCTACGTCAACTTCATGAACAACCCCGACGAAGACACGGCCATCGCGCAATTCGGACGGGGCGACAAGTATTTCGGCGTCTGCATGATGATGCTCACCATGCCGGGACTGCCGATGATAGGCCACGGACAGGTGGAAGGCTTTACCGAGAAGTACGGAATGGAGTACGCCAAGGCTTATTATGACGAGCGCCCCGATGAGGAGCTGGTCGGACGCCACTACCGCGAAATCTTCCCGGTCATGAAGCAGCGCTCGCTGTTCGCCGAGGTTGCGCACTTCCAGCTGTTCGACCTCTACGCGCCGGACGGACAGGTGAACGAAAACGTTTTCGCCTACTCAAACCAACACAACGGCAAGCACTCACTCTTCATTTACAACAACCGCTACGAAGCATCGGAGGGATGGATACGGATTTCTGCCGGACGGCTCGACAACGGCTCGATGCGCCAGACCTCGCTCGGCGACGCCCTCAGCCTGCCCGGAGAGCACCACAGTTTCGTCATCTTCCGCGACCAACGCAGCGGGCTGGAGTTCATCCGCTCCTGCGCGCTGGTGCGCGAACAGGGGCTGTTCGTCGCACTCGGCGGCTACCAGTACAATCTGTTCATGGAGTTCCGCGTTGTCCGACCATCGAAGCTCAAGCCGTACGACCAGGTCTGCGAGGAGCTGAACGGACGGGGCGTTGCGTCGATCGAAATCGAAGCGCTCTCCATAAGCCTCAGGCCGATACACCAGATCGTTGAAGCGGCGATCGAGGGCTTCATCGAAAAAGCGGATGCGAAATCTGCCAAACCCGAAAAGCTCGCCGCAGCGTTCGGCAAGGCATGCCAAACGCTGCTCGATGCCGTGGCGGAACGCTTTGCGGAGATCATGGAAAAACAGTTGACGCCGCCCAACGACATCGCCGAAAAAGCTGCGGAGAGCTACCTCAGCGCTCTCGGCTACGAATCGCTGCTCGAAAAAGCGGAGAATATCAAGCGCGTGCAAGTGTCGCTCGGACTCGACGAAAAAACGGACAAAGCGTTCTGCTCGCTGGCAAAACCCCTGATCGCCCTCAACTGCATTCAGGAGATGGTACGCGACAACGGGCTGCTCGAAAAGCAGGTCATCGACCAGTGGTTGCTCGGTAACACACTGGAAAAGGTCTTCGCTGGCAAGTCCGGCGACTGGCCGGTCAACAGCTCCGAAGCGGTCGATCTCATCTCCTGCCTGCTTGCCCGACGAACAGCACCCGGCAGCGATGAAACTCCGGATGAACAGCTCATGGCTTCGATCAGAACCCTGCACGAATCGGGCGACAAACACTTCAAAGCGTTCATGCAGGTGCAGTACCTGCACGGCAAAGAGTGGTTCCGCGAGCGCCAGCTCAGCCTGCTCGCCTCATGGATTATGGTGCAGGAACTGATTTGGAGAAGTGAGAATATCAAAAAAGCCAAACAAGTTGCGTCAGAGGAAGCAAGCGTGCTGACCGCCTGGCTCGACGCCATCGACAAGCTCGAAATGGCCGCCTTCGTCAGCGGCTACGAACTCGGCTCGCTACTGAAAAAAGGCAATTGA
- a CDS encoding cytochrome b has protein sequence MAENTPKPAAGNAPAKPKPAAPGAAKPAAKAAAPGAAPKAGAPKAAAAAPSSGVYKPPVDRPDPNPFKDSKTSALGAWFQERFYVIMPILDYLKKKEVPKHRLSFWYYFGGLGLFFFIIQIITGLLLLQYYKPTEADAFASFLFIQGEVPFGWLLRQVHAWSANLMILMLFIHMFSTFFMKSYRKPRELMWVSGFILLVLSLGFGFTGYLLPWNELAFFATQVGTEVPKVAPGGAFMVEILRGGPEVSGETLTRMFSLHVVLLPGLVMLVLAAHLTMVQILGTSAPIGYKEAGLIKGYEKFFPTFLAKDGIGWLIGFALLIYLAVMFPWEIGVKADPLASAPLGIKPEWYFWAQFQLLKDFKFEGGELMAIILFTIGGVVWLLVPFIDRQASQEKKSPIFTIFGILVLAFLLINTYRVYAEYSMLK, from the coding sequence ATGGCTGAAAATACACCCAAGCCGGCCGCAGGTAATGCACCTGCCAAGCCGAAACCGGCAGCCCCTGGAGCGGCTAAACCCGCGGCAAAGGCTGCTGCGCCGGGCGCAGCTCCGAAAGCTGGAGCTCCGAAGGCCGCCGCTGCTGCACCCTCGTCGGGCGTGTACAAACCCCCGGTAGACCGTCCGGATCCCAACCCGTTCAAGGATTCGAAAACCAGCGCTCTTGGCGCATGGTTCCAGGAGCGTTTCTACGTCATCATGCCGATCCTCGATTACCTGAAGAAAAAAGAGGTGCCGAAGCATCGCCTCTCTTTCTGGTACTATTTCGGTGGTCTCGGTCTGTTCTTCTTTATTATCCAGATCATCACCGGTCTGCTTTTGCTTCAGTACTACAAGCCGACCGAAGCCGATGCGTTTGCTTCGTTCCTGTTCATTCAGGGTGAAGTTCCTTTCGGCTGGCTGCTTCGCCAGGTGCATGCCTGGAGCGCCAACCTGATGATTCTCATGCTGTTCATCCACATGTTCAGCACCTTCTTCATGAAGTCCTACCGCAAGCCGCGTGAGCTCATGTGGGTGAGCGGCTTCATTCTGCTTGTCCTCAGCCTCGGCTTTGGTTTCACCGGCTACCTGCTGCCGTGGAACGAGCTGGCCTTCTTTGCTACCCAGGTCGGTACCGAAGTTCCGAAAGTGGCTCCGGGCGGTGCGTTCATGGTCGAGATTCTCCGCGGTGGCCCCGAGGTCAGCGGCGAGACCCTTACCCGCATGTTCTCGCTGCACGTCGTGCTGCTTCCCGGTCTGGTGATGCTGGTGCTTGCCGCTCACCTGACGATGGTGCAGATTCTCGGCACCTCAGCTCCGATCGGCTACAAAGAGGCTGGTCTCATCAAAGGCTACGAGAAGTTCTTCCCGACCTTCCTTGCCAAGGACGGTATCGGCTGGCTGATCGGTTTCGCACTGCTCATCTATCTGGCCGTGATGTTCCCCTGGGAGATCGGCGTGAAGGCTGATCCGCTTGCTTCAGCTCCGCTTGGCATCAAGCCGGAGTGGTACTTCTGGGCTCAGTTCCAGCTGCTCAAAGACTTCAAGTTCGAGGGCGGTGAACTTATGGCCATCATTCTGTTCACCATCGGTGGCGTTGTGTGGCTGTTGGTGCCTTTCATCGACCGTCAGGCTTCGCAGGAGAAGAAAAGCCCGATCTTCACCATCTTTGGTATTCTGGTGCTTGCCTTCCTGCTGATCAACACCTACAGGGTCTACGCAGAGTACTCGATGCTCAAGTAA
- a CDS encoding QcrA and Rieske domain-containing protein gives MAQTGNFKSPARMTSLGQGAELSAAGAVTGGKPREDGLKGVDFERRGFLHKVVGGVGAIVAVSTIYPIVKYIIPPAKKIKIVNELNVGKASEVPAGKGKIFQFNEDKVIVVNSGGTLTATSAVCTHLGCLVNWVDADNQYFCPCHGAKYTRNGEIISGPQPLPLKQYSARIEGGDIIISKA, from the coding sequence ATGGCGCAAACTGGTAATTTCAAAAGCCCGGCAAGAATGACTTCGCTGGGTCAGGGAGCCGAACTCTCTGCAGCCGGAGCGGTTACCGGCGGTAAACCTCGCGAGGATGGACTCAAGGGAGTCGATTTCGAGCGCAGGGGCTTTCTGCACAAGGTTGTGGGTGGTGTCGGCGCTATCGTGGCGGTCAGTACCATCTATCCGATCGTCAAGTACATCATTCCGCCGGCCAAGAAAATCAAGATCGTCAACGAGCTGAATGTGGGTAAGGCATCGGAAGTGCCTGCCGGCAAGGGCAAGATCTTCCAGTTCAACGAAGACAAGGTGATCGTGGTTAACAGTGGAGGCACCCTTACTGCTACCAGCGCAGTCTGCACCCACCTCGGCTGCCTGGTTAACTGGGTTGATGCCGACAATCAGTACTTCTGCCCCTGCCACGGTGCAAAGTACACCAGAAATGGCGAAATCATTTCCGGCCCCCAGCCTCTGCCGCTCAAGCAGTATAGCGCAAGGATCGAGGGTGGCGACATCATCATCTCAAAGGCTTAA